In Terriglobia bacterium, a genomic segment contains:
- a CDS encoding three-Cys-motif partner protein TcmP, with protein sequence MRDWLQFDEIGIWSEIKLEIVRKYAAAYSTLLAAQEHPSFYHVYIDAFAGAGVHLARATQEFVPGSPWNALNVQPPFREYHLIDIKAEKVEQLRKLFGKRKDLFIYQGDCNRILLEQVFPKVRYEDYRRGLCILDPYGLHLDWKVISTAGKMKSLDMFLNFPVADMNRNVLWHNPEKVSPSQIARMNVFWGDESWRDIAYQTEGNLFGIPEKESNETVAEAFRERLKKVAGFQRVPEPLPMRNSKGAVVYYLFFAAQVNTAEKIVLNIFEKYKQQGKY encoded by the coding sequence GTGCGGGATTGGTTACAATTCGACGAAATCGGCATTTGGTCCGAGATCAAGCTTGAGATCGTCAGGAAATACGCCGCTGCCTATTCCACCCTCCTGGCAGCGCAAGAGCATCCTTCTTTCTATCACGTTTACATAGACGCCTTCGCCGGTGCAGGCGTGCACCTTGCGCGGGCAACGCAAGAATTTGTCCCCGGAAGCCCTTGGAATGCGCTGAACGTACAGCCCCCATTCCGGGAATATCACTTGATCGACATCAAGGCGGAAAAGGTCGAACAACTGAGAAAGCTCTTCGGAAAGCGAAAAGACCTTTTCATTTACCAGGGCGATTGCAATCGCATTCTCCTGGAGCAGGTCTTCCCGAAGGTGAGATATGAGGATTACCGCCGAGGCCTCTGCATCCTCGATCCTTATGGACTCCACCTCGACTGGAAGGTAATCTCTACGGCTGGGAAGATGAAGAGCTTGGACATGTTCTTGAATTTCCCCGTAGCGGACATGAACCGGAATGTCCTATGGCACAATCCGGAAAAAGTCAGTCCATCACAGATTGCCCGGATGAACGTATTCTGGGGTGACGAATCCTGGCGGGACATCGCGTACCAGACCGAGGGAAATCTGTTCGGAATTCCGGAAAAAGAATCAAACGAAACCGTCGCCGAAGCGTTTCGAGAAAGATTGAAGAAAGTGGCGGGCTTCCAGCGTGTTCCTGAACCCTTGCCCATGAGGAATTCCAAGGGAGCCGTCGTTTACTATTTGTTTTTCGCAGCTCAAGTGAATACAGCCGAGAAGATTGTTCTTAATATCTTTGAAAAATACAAACAACAGGGGAAGTATTGA
- the bstA gene encoding bacillithiol transferase BstA translates to MDPRYPIGKFEAPKEVTPALRQQAMEIIAETPAKLRAAVKGLNDSQLDTPYREGGWTVRQVIHHVADSHANAYTRLRLAMTENEPTIKPYAEGLWAELPDAKSAPVEVSLTLLEALHDRWMRLQRTLRDADYARTFRHPEHGVRTLEWLLFLYAWHGPHHTAHITRLRQQKGW, encoded by the coding sequence ATGGATCCGCGCTACCCGATCGGAAAGTTCGAAGCGCCGAAGGAAGTGACCCCGGCGCTGCGGCAACAGGCCATGGAGATCATTGCGGAGACGCCCGCGAAGCTGCGCGCCGCGGTGAAAGGCCTGAACGACTCCCAGCTCGATACGCCCTACCGCGAAGGCGGCTGGACCGTGCGCCAGGTGATCCATCACGTCGCGGACAGCCACGCCAATGCCTACACGCGCCTGCGCCTGGCCATGACCGAGAACGAACCGACCATCAAGCCCTACGCCGAGGGCCTCTGGGCCGAACTCCCCGACGCCAAGTCCGCCCCGGTGGAGGTGTCGCTGACGCTGCTCGAAGCGCTGCACGACCGCTGGATGCGGCTGCAGCGCACGCTCCGCGACGCCGACTACGCGCGCACCTTCCGCCACCCGGAGCACGGCGTGCGCACGCTCGAGTGGCTGCTCTTCCTCTATGCCTGGCACGGCCCGCACCACACCGCGCACATCACCCGCCTGCGCCAGCAGAAGGGCTGGTGA
- the trxB gene encoding thioredoxin-disulfide reductase has product MYNVIIIGSGCAGLTAAIYAGRANLKPLVIDGHEPGGQLTLTTMVENFPGFPEGILGPDLTDNMRKQAQKFGAEFKSGAVTAVDLSRRPFQITAGKETYAAQTLIVAAGASARLLGLESERKLMGHGVSTCATCDGYFFRGKPIAVVGGGDSAMEEAQFLTRYASRVYLLHRRSEFRASKIMVDRARANEKIEFVTPVHLEEILSPAKGAVEGVRVKNTATGALREIAVDGVFVAIGHEPNTAAFRGQLEMDANGYLLTRNGSSTNVPGVFVAGDVKDSRYRQAVTAAGSGCMAAIDAEKFLEEHSH; this is encoded by the coding sequence ATGTACAACGTCATCATCATCGGCAGCGGCTGCGCCGGCCTGACCGCCGCTATCTACGCCGGGCGCGCCAATCTCAAGCCGCTGGTCATTGATGGGCATGAGCCCGGCGGGCAGCTCACCCTCACCACGATGGTGGAAAATTTTCCGGGCTTTCCCGAGGGCATTCTCGGTCCCGACCTCACCGACAACATGCGCAAGCAGGCGCAGAAGTTCGGCGCGGAGTTCAAGTCCGGCGCGGTGACGGCCGTGGACCTGAGCCGCCGCCCGTTCCAGATCACGGCCGGCAAAGAGACCTACGCGGCGCAGACGCTGATCGTGGCCGCGGGGGCTTCGGCGCGGCTGCTGGGGCTGGAGTCTGAGCGCAAGCTGATGGGCCACGGCGTTTCCACTTGCGCGACTTGCGACGGTTACTTCTTCCGCGGCAAGCCGATTGCCGTGGTGGGCGGCGGAGACTCGGCGATGGAAGAGGCTCAGTTCCTGACCCGCTACGCCAGCAGGGTCTATCTGCTGCACCGGCGCAGCGAATTCCGCGCCTCGAAAATCATGGTGGACCGCGCCCGGGCCAACGAGAAAATCGAGTTCGTCACTCCCGTGCACCTCGAGGAGATTCTCTCGCCCGCGAAGGGCGCGGTGGAAGGCGTGCGCGTAAAGAACACGGCGACCGGGGCGCTGCGGGAGATCGCTGTTGACGGCGTCTTTGTGGCCATCGGCCACGAGCCCAACACCGCCGCTTTCCGCGGCCAGCTGGAGATGGACGCCAACGGCTATTTGCTCACGCGCAATGGCAGCTCGACGAACGTGCCGGGCGTCTTCGTCGCCGGCGACGTGAAGGACAGCCGTTACCGCCAGGCCGTCACCGCGGCCGGCTCCGGCTGCATGGCGGCGATTGACGCGGAAAAGTTTCTGGAAGAGCACAGCCACTAG
- a CDS encoding proline dehydrogenase family protein, translated as MLRFLLLKLSESKALARWVTSNSATRRMARRFVPGETLDEAVAAARACNDANMLVSLDYLGENVATVADAQRARDAYLEIFDRIARERLDANVSCKLTQLGLDLSVDFCEGLVFSVVEHAAKTGNFLRIDMEGSLYTQRTIDLVKRVRSQIPAVGTVIQAYLFRSEADIADLLAYGCRIRLCKGAYREPAEIAYPAKKDADASYVRLMQLLLASGFYHGIATHDPRMIAATIRFAAAQKISKQDFEFQMLYGVRTDLQKMLVRDGYRLRIYIPYGRDWFPYFMRRLAERPANLAFFLENLFRG; from the coding sequence ATGCTCCGCTTCCTTCTGCTCAAGCTCTCAGAAAGCAAGGCGCTGGCCCGCTGGGTCACCTCCAACAGCGCCACGCGAAGGATGGCGCGGCGCTTTGTCCCCGGCGAGACGCTGGACGAGGCCGTGGCTGCGGCGCGCGCCTGCAACGACGCGAACATGCTCGTCAGTCTCGATTACCTCGGCGAAAACGTCGCCACTGTCGCCGATGCGCAACGCGCCCGCGACGCCTACCTGGAGATCTTCGACCGCATCGCGCGGGAGCGCCTGGACGCCAACGTCTCCTGCAAACTGACGCAGCTGGGCCTGGACCTGAGCGTGGATTTCTGCGAGGGGCTGGTGTTTTCGGTGGTGGAGCACGCCGCGAAAACCGGCAATTTCCTGCGCATCGACATGGAGGGTTCGCTGTACACGCAGCGCACCATCGACCTGGTCAAGCGCGTGCGCTCGCAGATTCCCGCGGTGGGCACGGTGATCCAGGCTTATCTCTTCCGCAGCGAAGCCGACATCGCCGACCTGCTGGCCTACGGCTGCCGCATCCGCCTGTGCAAGGGCGCCTACCGGGAGCCGGCGGAGATCGCCTACCCCGCGAAAAAAGATGCGGACGCCAGCTACGTGCGGCTGATGCAGCTGCTGCTGGCCAGCGGCTTCTATCACGGCATTGCCACGCACGACCCGCGCATGATCGCGGCGACCATCCGCTTCGCCGCGGCCCAGAAAATCTCCAAGCAGGATTTCGAGTTTCAGATGCTCTACGGCGTGCGCACCGACCTGCAGAAGATGCTGGTGCGCGACGGCTACCGCCTGCGCATCTACATCCCCTATGGGCGCGACTGGTTCCCCTATTTCATGCGCCGCCTCGCCGAGCGCCCCGCCAACCTGGCCTTCTTCCTGGAAAACCTCTTCCGCGGTTAG
- a CDS encoding O-methyltransferase codes for MAKHKIILDKNIASVFTRRDVDKYLYDLLPERDAVVREMEAFAHQHGYFIIGPAVARLLALLAQVSGARRIFEMGSAIGYSTVWLARAAGAQAEIFYTDGNPENARRAEAYFRRAGVSRRIHVLTGDALALLKKTPGKFDLIFNDVDKHQYPAALRAALPKLRRGGLLITDNTLWSGKVTRRAKDADTRGVQEFNRLVHASKQLFTVLLPLRDGVTVCRKL; via the coding sequence TTGGCTAAGCACAAAATCATCCTGGACAAAAACATCGCCAGCGTTTTTACGCGCCGAGACGTGGACAAATATCTCTACGATCTGCTGCCGGAGCGCGACGCCGTGGTGCGCGAGATGGAAGCCTTTGCGCACCAGCACGGGTATTTCATCATCGGCCCTGCCGTGGCGCGCCTGCTGGCGCTGCTGGCGCAGGTCTCCGGAGCCCGGCGCATCTTCGAGATGGGCTCGGCCATCGGCTATTCCACGGTGTGGCTGGCGCGCGCCGCGGGGGCCCAGGCGGAAATCTTCTATACTGACGGCAACCCGGAAAACGCCCGCCGCGCCGAAGCCTATTTCCGCCGCGCCGGGGTGTCCCGGCGCATCCACGTTCTTACCGGCGATGCCCTGGCGCTGCTGAAGAAGACCCCGGGAAAATTCGACCTGATCTTCAACGACGTGGACAAGCACCAGTATCCCGCGGCGCTGCGCGCGGCCCTGCCCAAACTGCGCCGCGGCGGCCTGCTCATCACCGACAACACGCTCTGGTCCGGGAAGGTTACGCGGCGCGCCAAGGATGCCGACACGCGAGGGGTCCAGGAGTTCAACCGCCTGGTCCATGCCTCGAAGCAGCTCTTTACCGTGCTGCTGCCGCTGCGCGACGGCGTAACCGTCTGCCGGAAGCTCTAA
- a CDS encoding metal-dependent hydrolase yields MLNTHGNRLTYFGHSAFSITTPSGQVALIDPWVMTNPVCPEPLKKISRLDAIFISHGHSDHLGDVLALAKQHKSQLVAIFETCLWLESKGFGEQTRPMSKGGAQKIGDFEVTMTHAFHSNSIEDAGKRIYAGEPAGYVVRLPGGFTVYHAGDTAIFGDMKIIGELYKPDLACLPIGDLYTMGPREAAYAIRLLGVKHVVPMHYATFPVLTGTVEALHRETRDIPGLEIHALKPGEHLG; encoded by the coding sequence ATGCTCAATACACACGGCAATCGCCTCACCTATTTCGGTCACAGCGCATTCTCGATCACCACGCCTTCGGGCCAAGTAGCCCTGATTGACCCGTGGGTCATGACCAATCCGGTCTGTCCTGAGCCGCTCAAGAAGATCTCCCGGCTCGACGCCATTTTCATCAGCCATGGCCACAGCGATCATTTGGGCGACGTCCTGGCGTTGGCAAAACAACACAAATCTCAATTAGTGGCCATCTTCGAGACGTGCCTGTGGCTCGAATCCAAAGGATTCGGTGAACAGACGCGTCCTATGAGCAAGGGCGGCGCGCAGAAGATCGGCGACTTCGAAGTCACGATGACACACGCATTTCATTCCAATTCCATCGAAGACGCCGGAAAACGCATCTATGCCGGCGAACCCGCGGGTTACGTCGTGCGCTTGCCCGGCGGTTTCACCGTCTATCACGCGGGGGACACGGCCATTTTCGGCGACATGAAAATTATCGGCGAGCTGTACAAACCGGATCTTGCCTGTCTGCCCATCGGCGACCTGTACACCATGGGCCCGCGCGAAGCGGCCTACGCCATCCGCCTGCTCGGCGTGAAGCACGTCGTGCCCATGCACTACGCCACCTTTCCCGTCCTGACCGGGACGGTGGAAGCTTTGCACCGGGAGACGCGCGACATCCCAGGCCTCGAAATCCATGCCCTGAAGCCCGGAGAGCACCTTGGCTAA
- a CDS encoding TlpA family protein disulfide reductase, protein MRRRKEIRTFFVAILLLVAAAPFAVPQAKAPRDPALLDEAGYRQLLEKYRGKALLVNFWATWCEPCREEYPMLNDLARQYAPQGLHVVGVSFDDDGEMLLVRRFLARHKPIFPNYRKRPGQQEAFQQTVNPRWNGALPISFFYAADGRQIGHIAGGADRATYEAAIRALLAAKSAGGGPAANSNP, encoded by the coding sequence ATGCGTAGGCGCAAGGAAATCAGGACCTTTTTTGTCGCAATTCTCCTTCTGGTTGCCGCGGCCCCCTTTGCCGTGCCGCAAGCCAAGGCGCCGCGCGACCCCGCGCTGCTCGACGAGGCGGGCTACCGGCAACTCCTCGAGAAATACCGCGGCAAGGCCCTGCTCGTGAACTTCTGGGCCACCTGGTGCGAGCCCTGCCGCGAAGAATACCCCATGCTCAACGACCTGGCCCGGCAGTACGCTCCGCAGGGTTTGCACGTGGTCGGTGTGAGCTTCGATGATGACGGCGAGATGCTCCTGGTGCGGCGCTTCCTGGCGAGGCACAAGCCGATCTTCCCCAACTACCGCAAGCGGCCGGGCCAGCAGGAGGCCTTCCAGCAGACGGTGAATCCGCGCTGGAATGGCGCGCTGCCTATCTCGTTTTTCTACGCTGCGGACGGGAGGCAGATCGGGCACATTGCCGGCGGAGCGGATCGCGCCACGTATGAAGCGGCCATTCGCGCGCTGCTGGCGGCGAAAAGCGCCGGCGGCGGACCCGCCGCAAACTCAAATCCCTAG
- a CDS encoding ferredoxin family protein encodes MAYVIAEPCIGTKDTACVDVCPVDCIHPRKDEANFESETQLYIHPTECIDCGACVPVCPVTAIFALEDLPEKWAHFTAINADWYAKKG; translated from the coding sequence ATGGCTTATGTGATCGCCGAACCGTGCATCGGCACGAAAGACACCGCCTGTGTAGACGTTTGCCCGGTGGACTGCATCCACCCTCGCAAGGACGAGGCGAATTTTGAGAGCGAGACGCAGCTCTACATTCATCCCACCGAATGCATCGATTGCGGCGCGTGCGTGCCGGTTTGCCCGGTGACGGCCATTTTTGCGCTCGAGGATCTCCCGGAGAAGTGGGCCCACTTCACCGCCATCAACGCGGATTGGTACGCCAAGAAGGGATAA
- a CDS encoding DUF1926 domain-containing protein — protein sequence MSAKFHLVLLIHAHQPFGNFSHVLEQAYQDSYLPFVECLEKHPGVHMGLHYSGPLLEWIEEQHPDYVERLRTLAERGQVEIVGGGFYEPILVSIPLADQHEQITRMAVHLEERFGRRPAGAWLAERVWEPQLPAALAEAGVGYTLVDDVHFLCAGFEPEELFGDYVAEDQGQIVRLFPGLKTLRYLIPFHPVEEVMAFLRDAAAAHPGRMAAMGDDCEKFGVWPGTHNHCFRDGWIENFFTALEAAADWLAISTPGEYFAGHAPLGRADLPTASYSEMMEWVLPTGVRQRLHAVQKEFQARPDVLTYLRGGPWRGFFRKYAEANLLNKKMLRVSAKLAAAPKRRPGTRAAAELAQARTHLLRAQCNDAYWHGIFGGLYAPHLRTALWREIIQAETIADRQTPGGLLPRAEALDFDADGAQELVLSAPQYQALLKPSDGATLAALDFRPAGATLVNSVMRRREEYHARLANAPDYISSGAVSIHEQTRVKEPGLERYLLYDRWPRHAFRVLLFDAARTPGDYAALQLGEDAGFAAGEYTVLRAEAHNAALLREGALVGMWDREADNPAAQDSAAASVLALTKTFTFDPSPRGCEVACEITLKFRQPRARPPAVGLESIVNLLAPEETDRFFDLPQGRQPLRWSGAAPGPILRMEDGWQQVRVALHAPEVREFWVAPVETVSESEEGFERVYQGSQILAVWYPALTGETAWSARLVWRIESF from the coding sequence GTGTCCGCCAAATTCCATCTCGTTCTGCTGATTCACGCTCATCAACCCTTCGGCAATTTCAGCCATGTGCTGGAGCAGGCTTACCAGGATTCCTACCTGCCGTTTGTGGAATGCCTGGAGAAACACCCGGGCGTACACATGGGCCTGCACTATTCCGGCCCGTTGCTGGAATGGATCGAGGAACAGCACCCGGACTATGTGGAGCGCCTGCGCACCCTGGCCGAACGCGGCCAGGTGGAGATCGTAGGCGGCGGCTTCTACGAGCCGATTCTCGTCTCCATCCCTCTCGCAGACCAGCACGAGCAGATCACGCGCATGGCTGTGCACCTCGAAGAACGCTTCGGGCGGCGCCCCGCGGGAGCCTGGCTCGCCGAGCGCGTGTGGGAGCCGCAATTGCCTGCGGCGCTGGCCGAGGCCGGTGTGGGCTACACCCTGGTGGACGACGTCCACTTCCTTTGCGCGGGCTTCGAGCCCGAGGAACTCTTCGGCGATTACGTGGCCGAGGACCAGGGGCAAATCGTACGCTTGTTCCCGGGCCTGAAAACACTGCGTTACCTCATCCCCTTCCACCCGGTAGAAGAAGTCATGGCCTTCCTGCGGGACGCCGCTGCCGCGCATCCCGGGCGCATGGCGGCGATGGGCGATGACTGTGAAAAGTTCGGGGTCTGGCCAGGCACGCACAATCATTGCTTCCGCGACGGCTGGATCGAGAATTTTTTCACCGCGCTGGAGGCCGCAGCGGACTGGCTGGCGATTTCCACTCCCGGCGAATATTTTGCCGGCCACGCGCCACTCGGCCGCGCGGACCTGCCCACGGCTTCCTACAGCGAAATGATGGAATGGGTGCTGCCGACGGGCGTGCGCCAGCGCCTCCACGCCGTGCAGAAGGAATTTCAGGCGCGGCCCGACGTTCTGACCTATCTGCGCGGGGGACCCTGGCGGGGCTTTTTCCGGAAATACGCGGAAGCCAATCTGCTGAACAAGAAGATGCTGCGCGTCTCGGCGAAGCTCGCTGCGGCTCCCAAGCGCCGCCCCGGAACGCGTGCTGCCGCGGAGCTGGCCCAGGCGCGCACGCACCTGCTGCGCGCGCAGTGCAATGACGCCTACTGGCACGGCATCTTCGGCGGGCTCTACGCCCCCCATCTGCGCACCGCCTTGTGGCGCGAAATCATCCAGGCGGAGACCATCGCCGACCGCCAGACACCGGGCGGCCTGCTGCCGCGCGCCGAGGCCCTGGATTTCGACGCCGATGGCGCGCAGGAGCTGGTCCTCTCCGCGCCGCAATACCAGGCGCTGCTGAAACCTTCCGACGGCGCCACGCTGGCCGCGCTCGATTTCCGCCCGGCCGGAGCCACCCTCGTCAATTCCGTGATGCGCCGCCGCGAGGAGTATCACGCGCGGCTCGCCAATGCGCCGGACTACATCTCCAGCGGCGCAGTTTCGATCCACGAACAGACGCGCGTGAAAGAGCCGGGCCTGGAGCGTTATCTGCTCTACGACCGCTGGCCGCGCCACGCCTTCCGCGTTCTGCTCTTCGATGCCGCGCGCACCCCTGGCGACTACGCCGCTCTGCAGCTTGGCGAAGACGCCGGATTCGCCGCCGGGGAGTACACGGTGCTCCGCGCGGAGGCGCACAACGCCGCGCTGCTCCGGGAAGGCGCACTCGTTGGTATGTGGGACCGCGAAGCGGACAACCCCGCGGCGCAGGACTCCGCCGCAGCTTCCGTACTGGCCCTGACAAAGACGTTTACGTTTGATCCTTCGCCGCGCGGCTGCGAGGTGGCCTGCGAGATCACACTGAAATTCCGGCAGCCCCGGGCCCGGCCGCCGGCCGTCGGACTCGAGTCCATCGTGAATCTTCTGGCCCCGGAGGAGACGGACCGCTTCTTTGATCTGCCTCAGGGCCGGCAGCCGCTGCGCTGGAGCGGCGCCGCGCCGGGGCCCATTCTGCGCATGGAGGACGGCTGGCAGCAGGTGCGCGTAGCCCTGCACGCGCCGGAGGTCCGGGAATTCTGGGTGGCTCCGGTAGAGACCGTCTCGGAATCCGAGGAAGGATTCGAACGCGTTTACCAGGGTTCGCAGATTCTCGCGGTGTGGTATCCCGCACTCACCGGAGAGACCGCTTGGTCGGCGCGCCTGGTCTGGCGCATCGAATCGTTCTAG
- a CDS encoding SUMF1/EgtB/PvdO family nonheme iron enzyme: protein MGVLASAIRIRQDLPVRLREARAHTDKLFQIVRPEAIYDCPVAERHPLIFYCGHLEAFDWNLLGHRAFGLRSVHSVFDQLFGPITAAANGHLPGQPKDWPGIEEIARYTQRVREALDAAIDCALGRPREGHPHLTDMLETAIEHRLMHAEALAYMAHRLPFERKISGSVAAPASARRSKGRMVVIPAGQATLGLRQTTGEEFGWDNEFGVHEVNVPSFVIDACNVTNGDFLRFLAADGYENRALWSEAAWAWKERAGVRHPAFWRRDGNLWMYRAMFGEIRLPLDWPVYVSHAEASAYAKWLGRRLPSEEQFHRAAYGTPEGWERNYPWGEEAPGAAHGNFHFRQWEPAPVGSHPAGASAFAVQDLVGNGWEWTRTVFGPFPGFAPLPFYPGYSAKFFDGKHYVLKGGSPRTAACLLRRSFRTWCSQHAPHVYATFRCVEE, encoded by the coding sequence ATGGGAGTTCTCGCCAGTGCCATTCGTATCCGGCAGGATCTACCGGTGCGTCTGCGGGAGGCGCGCGCGCACACCGACAAGCTCTTTCAGATCGTGCGCCCCGAGGCGATCTACGATTGCCCGGTCGCCGAACGGCACCCTCTGATCTTTTATTGCGGGCACCTCGAGGCCTTCGACTGGAATCTTCTGGGGCATCGCGCCTTCGGCCTGCGCTCGGTTCACTCGGTCTTCGACCAACTCTTCGGGCCCATCACCGCCGCCGCGAACGGCCATCTCCCCGGCCAACCCAAAGACTGGCCGGGCATCGAAGAGATCGCGCGCTACACGCAGCGGGTACGCGAAGCACTGGATGCGGCGATCGACTGCGCCCTGGGCCGTCCGCGAGAAGGCCATCCGCACCTGACTGACATGCTGGAGACGGCCATCGAGCACCGCCTGATGCACGCCGAAGCCCTCGCCTACATGGCGCACCGGTTACCCTTCGAGCGGAAAATTTCCGGCTCCGTCGCGGCGCCCGCCTCCGCGCGAAGGTCCAAGGGGCGCATGGTGGTGATTCCCGCAGGCCAGGCCACGCTCGGCTTGCGCCAGACTACCGGCGAAGAGTTCGGCTGGGACAACGAATTCGGCGTTCACGAGGTAAACGTGCCCTCCTTCGTGATCGACGCCTGCAACGTCACCAACGGCGACTTCCTGCGTTTCCTGGCTGCCGACGGCTACGAAAACCGCGCGCTCTGGAGCGAAGCGGCCTGGGCCTGGAAGGAACGGGCCGGCGTGCGCCATCCGGCCTTCTGGAGGCGCGACGGCAACTTGTGGATGTACCGCGCCATGTTCGGCGAAATCCGCCTGCCCCTCGATTGGCCGGTATATGTGAGCCATGCCGAAGCTTCGGCTTACGCCAAGTGGCTCGGGCGGCGGCTCCCGAGCGAAGAGCAGTTCCATCGCGCGGCCTATGGCACGCCGGAAGGCTGGGAGCGCAACTATCCCTGGGGCGAGGAAGCCCCCGGCGCGGCACACGGCAACTTCCATTTTCGGCAGTGGGAGCCGGCGCCGGTAGGCTCGCATCCGGCGGGCGCGAGCGCGTTCGCGGTGCAGGATCTGGTCGGCAATGGCTGGGAGTGGACGCGCACGGTCTTCGGGCCGTTTCCCGGCTTCGCGCCCTTGCCCTTCTATCCGGGGTACTCCGCGAAGTTTTTCGACGGCAAGCACTACGTGCTGAAGGGCGGCTCGCCGCGCACGGCGGCGTGCCTGCTGCGGCGCTCTTTCCGGACCTGGTGCTCGCAGCACGCTCCGCATGTGTACGCGACGTTCCGCTGCGTCGAAGAGTGA
- a CDS encoding Trm112 family protein: MPISQELLDILVCPLCKTPVKLTPDGAGLKCATCRRVYPIKDEIPVMLPEEATVASE; the protein is encoded by the coding sequence ATGCCTATCAGCCAGGAATTGCTGGACATACTGGTTTGTCCGCTGTGCAAGACGCCGGTCAAGCTCACCCCGGACGGCGCCGGGCTGAAGTGCGCCACCTGCCGCCGCGTCTATCCCATCAAGGACGAGATTCCCGTCATGCTTCCCGAGGAAGCGACGGTTGCTTCCGAATAG
- a CDS encoding D-glycero-beta-D-manno-heptose-7-phosphate kinase, which produces MSFAIADSVPRLKRLLPRLRGLRAGVFGDLMLDRYLWGTATRLSPEAAVPVVDFVEQSECLGGAGNVAANLAALGARVEMFGVAGRDEPGAALRKCLRAAGIAERGVIADPRRVTTVKTRIIARHQQVVRVDHERREPLRAETEEALVRHLLSALRRLDVLVLSDYDKGLITDALADRVLGACHRLKVPVLVKPKTSRLYAYRGARAIVCNAGEASFFVTRTLGDDKSVEEAGRALLAHFGCAAVVITRGEKGMSVFEEASPRHVHVPATSFEVTYARVGQPGIEHSATGRQVFDVTGAGDTVLAVLSLAAAAGAILPDAAVLANAAAGVVVGKLGTATVSPKELAAALDDLP; this is translated from the coding sequence ATGTCTTTCGCCATTGCCGATTCCGTGCCCCGGCTGAAACGCCTGCTGCCCCGCTTGCGGGGCCTGCGTGCCGGCGTTTTCGGCGACTTGATGCTGGACCGCTACCTGTGGGGTACCGCGACGCGGCTCTCCCCCGAGGCGGCCGTGCCGGTGGTGGATTTCGTGGAGCAGAGCGAGTGTCTGGGCGGCGCCGGCAACGTGGCCGCGAATCTCGCGGCGCTTGGCGCGCGCGTGGAGATGTTTGGCGTGGCGGGGCGCGACGAGCCCGGAGCGGCCCTGCGCAAATGTCTGCGCGCCGCCGGGATCGCCGAGCGCGGCGTGATTGCCGACCCCCGGCGCGTCACTACGGTCAAGACCCGCATCATCGCCCGCCACCAGCAGGTGGTGCGCGTGGATCACGAGCGCCGCGAACCCCTGCGCGCGGAGACCGAAGAGGCCCTCGTCCGCCACCTCCTCAGCGCCTTACGCCGCCTGGACGTGCTGGTGCTTTCCGACTACGACAAGGGCCTGATCACCGATGCTCTCGCCGACCGCGTGCTCGGCGCCTGCCACCGCCTGAAGGTGCCGGTGCTGGTCAAGCCGAAAACCTCGCGGCTCTACGCCTATCGCGGCGCGCGGGCCATCGTCTGCAATGCCGGGGAAGCCAGTTTCTTCGTAACCCGCACGCTGGGGGACGATAAATCGGTCGAGGAAGCGGGCCGCGCGCTGCTGGCCCATTTCGGCTGCGCCGCGGTGGTCATCACCCGGGGCGAAAAGGGCATGAGCGTATTCGAGGAGGCTTCGCCGCGGCACGTGCACGTGCCGGCTACGAGCTTCGAAGTGACCTACGCGCGCGTCGGCCAGCCGGGCATCGAGCACAGCGCCACCGGCCGCCAGGTCTTCGACGTCACCGGCGCGGGCGATACGGTGCTCGCCGTGCTCTCCCTGGCGGCGGCCGCCGGCGCGATCCTTCCCGATGCCGCGGTGCTTGCCAATGCTGCCGCGGGCGTCGTGGTCGGCAAGCTGGGCACCGCCACCGTCAGCCCCAAAGAACTGGCCGCCGCGCTCGACGACCTCCCGTAG